tatgcgaccgcagaaccactctgcggaccgcataatggccgcagagtgaggcagttaattgggtcagttggaagcaactatgcggtcgaccatgcgaccgcataactattatgcggtgcattatagtccgcataatagttatgcggaccgcatagtgaccgcatgcACAGACagttattttggctattttgtaacccgcataccttgttccggagcttcatttttgggtttttaaaacccaaccctatttcgttaaatacactctttgggccatttttgagacataatctaatattctagagtgagagagagtgccctagagtgagaaggtgttcttcaataatttttcttcaattcttgctcaagttttggaagatttagaaggGAAGCACACTAGGtgttcatcctagaggtaagattctacaccctaaaccctaatttcgaaatcttctgaaaatgggtaactagcaagataatatttgggcatgagagttatttattttacatgcatgtgttatcaaagggtgtaggaagattgttgagctaaaaatggtaaatattgGATTGTGGGACGATTGAATCCTTCATAAAAATggcattgaaaccttatgcacacctagtgtttgataaaatgctcaagtgagctagaaccatgatcatcttccaaattttgattcaatttgttatatttctacaatagattgaagttgctaagaattctagaacgttttagagtttaaggaagctcaagtgaggtatgttggctaaactcttctcttagaattgaatcccacgatattaatgtaaattatgtaagtcccgagtgattcattatgaaactggctattccgagtaagattaggttgaaagatatatattcaacaagcatcccaaatgctttattcatgttatgttaccaattgaggatgtgttaaaatatgggctgtgcattaataatgtttagactttaagtcaagttcaaatgaaggctattatgccaaattttgtgaaatatctctatgtgccttagactctaaatctctcacatgtgtactacacaccttgatttgaattgtatttattgTTGACGATGacaatgatatttgaaattgataaagtgagcatgaaatactgaatatggccaacgtgccaagaatgatcttataattatggccattagtgccaatgaaatgaaaagatgtgaaagtaatacgaaatgcgatgattgatataaaaaggttgatgtctcaaataagacagcctaaccggtcgggtcgtgatcggacaccatatcgcatacatggtggtgattgtgctggaaattgtaattgtggttgatgtccctaatggatagcctagccgatcgggtcgggatcggactccgtgttaaagacggtggtattgatattgagagaaattatggttgatgtctctaatgagatggcctagctgatcgggtcgtgatcggactccatgctaagagtacagtggtactggttttgtgaataatggtattgtgaataatggtattgtggacaatggtatatcgatactaaaaatctcccaatgtgagatatgggaaTCAATTTAAACACtttcttgatcctaaattgaggtttaattttaattaaggctttcattgatattatgataatcttgtttgtattatttgtcattatattgagagactgtttagttatacatactagtgttattcgacggtactaacgtcccttttgccggggatgctgcatctttaaatggatgcaggtggttccacaacaggagatattgatcagtgatagtagtacaccttcttcccagctgacttggtgagccccacttcattctgaggtcatgtatcttttgtactttgtgtattcggtttgagatatagccggggtcttgttgctggcattatcattatactcttctttatctatagaggctccgtagacatagtgtgggttgtgtattggtgctgggaaaagagaaactatattatgttgtggttgtattacttgtccatttgagactttacaaatgatgaaactattggaaatgaattggtattgtagacgtgaatacattttcgtctaattaatgataatatgtattatctctattcgtggatgagttgggtagaatgaaatctaacaggcttgctcggtcgggttcactcggttgagcgccggttgcgctcctcggttttggggtgtgacaaacttggtatcagagcctaagtttttaaagtgtcctaggatgtctcggagccatgtctagtagagtccttattatcggtgtgttgtcgaccacatctataattaggatgctacattgacatttaggaataatacccttctttcatgttcttgatcgtgcgataaagctggttgtatgattgttcctcctttaactcctgagttgctctaattttcagtacatggcggctaagaagaaggcaagaactggccaaagagccaatgtcaccccaggagtgacagttgatcgtataattgatgatgcaggtgagcacccgaggagtgagaatattcctccagttactacactgcctcaCTCTACTACAGCTGATTAGACCGTACCTATCCCTACACCTattgagggtgcaacggtccctccaactgatataccagttccacctccagttccagcttctgattctggtgtttctgatattgatcttagaggagccatacagatgttggatcaaatagtggcttcccagacccaggggattctactggttccagggtgaacatgtttctccaattggatcctccagtgttcacgggtactaacccagaggaagatccacaatatttcattgatgagatgcataagactctcagagttatgcgtgctactaaaacagaggcagtggaattggccttctaccgcctgaaagaggtggcatattcttggtttgaactatgggaggagtcccgtgaagaagggagctcttcggcgaggtggggtgagtttgccgatgccttcattgatcatttcttgcctgccgagactaaggcagcccgtgctgttgagtttgagaacttgaggcaaagtagcctgagtgtgtgggattactatatgagattcgcgtacctgtctaaatatgctatttacatgttgcgcactatggaggctagagtgcgccgctttgtgcagggccttagtcccttggtaattaatgaggctgctacagttgccttgaattctgatatgaactatggaaagatggtggcattcgctcaagccacagagacccggaaattaaggaacagaatggagcgagagggtaataaggcccggtctatgggcaactttggtggttcttcaggtggtggcaagtcaacattcatAGGATGGTCTTCCgggccatcacagtcctttgctcagtttTCGGCTAGTGCACTACCACcagggcctagtcagcagcagcagtggagccatttcaggcttagtcagggcaacaggggatccaatcagcagggtcatcatggtggtagattccagcagcagaggaagcccccatgccctaggtgtggaaagatgcacctaggaatatgctacatagacttacccatatgctacgaatgctgattgaggggtcatattcagagggattgtcgttcgtcccacCAGGGTAcgggcaggggcatggcacaaccagcaaattctgcagctactacatccgcaacacctcctccagctcgaggcactccaataCCCATAGGGCGTggtacagctaggggtggagcacagagttcgggaggatctggccgtttctatgctatgaggggtcgccagaattcagaggcttctccagatgttgtcacaggtatattaaccatccAATCTCataatgtatatgctcttattgatcccggttccactttgtcatatgtcataccttatgttgctatggaatttgggatagaaccagaacatctTTATAAggcgttctctatatctactccggttggtgagtctattttggccgcatgggtttatagggattgcgTTGTCACGttacgtggtcgggacaccgtggccgatcttattgaattgagaatggtcgattttgatgtgataatggggatggattagctttattcatgttttgccaagcttgattgccgaaccagaactgttaggttcgaatttcaaaatgagccagttattgagtggaagggtgatgatgtagtgctgaagggtaggtttatttcttaccttaaggccacaaagataatcaacaagggatgtatttaccatttggtccgggttacggacaccaatgccgaggcacctacacttgagtccgtgcctgttgtgaataaATTTCCGGGAGTCTTTTCGGATAAACTCTATGGGAttccaccagatagggagattgattttgggattgatgtgatgccagacacacatcctatatctattccactctACAGAATGGCACTGGCAgagttgaaggagctaaaggaacaattaagagatttgttagaaaagggtttcatctggccgagtgtgtcaccttggggcgcaccggtcctttttgtaagaaagaaagatgggtcactgagaatgtgtattgactatcggcagcataataaggtaacaatcaaaaataagtacccactgccaaggatagatgacttgtttgaccaattataaggtgctaggtacttctccaaaattgatttacgatccgggtatcaccaattgaagatcagggagcaggatattccgtaaacagcttttaggacccagtatgggcattttgaatttctggtgatgtcttttgggctaacaaatgcccagcagccttcatggatcttatgaatcgagtttttaagcc
This region of Nicotiana tomentosiformis chromosome 4, ASM39032v3, whole genome shotgun sequence genomic DNA includes:
- the LOC138909729 gene encoding uncharacterized protein, with the protein product MAQPANSAATTSATPPPARGTPIPIGRGTARGGAQSSGGSGRFYAMRGRQNSEASPDVVTGILTIQSHNVYALIDPGSTLSYVIPYVAMEFGIEPEHLYKAFSISTPVGESILAAWVYRDCVVTLRGRDTVADLIELRMVDFDVIMGMD